The following coding sequences lie in one Paenibacillus durus ATCC 35681 genomic window:
- a CDS encoding spore coat protein translates to MYAQTGNAFMQDEDLLNIILADLKRTVGEYTTATTESACPSVRRTFSDLTMDTLRLHGELFTQMSQMNMYQAPSKALRQELDKEIQNAQQTQQKSQQFVQQKIGGQGAYAQAPNVSQHQANVHNPYYM, encoded by the coding sequence GTGTACGCACAAACTGGAAATGCTTTTATGCAGGACGAGGATTTGCTGAATATTATCCTGGCAGATTTGAAACGGACGGTCGGAGAATATACGACAGCCACGACCGAATCCGCATGTCCGTCCGTTCGCCGCACATTCAGTGATCTGACCATGGATACGCTCCGTCTTCATGGCGAGCTGTTCACGCAGATGTCGCAGATGAATATGTACCAGGCTCCTTCCAAAGCGCTGCGCCAGGAGCTGGATAAAGAAATTCAGAACGCGCAACAGACTCAGCAAAAATCGCAGCAGTTCGTTCAGCAAAAAATCGGCGGTCAAGGCGCATATGCCCAAGCCCCGAATGTATCGCAGCACCAAGCTAACGTGCATAACCCTTACTATATGTAA
- a CDS encoding GGDEF domain-containing protein has product MNVYWTLAAIALIGQAFFTLSGYNPEPYRAISSQIGYLLFFCYLLIFLSVILAEIWLRSDFRFQKQMVVGCGFVMSCLLYFVSVPYVDGAQMALMMPAMTSLVYFDRRMLYVLGLLGIFDYAGIYFMLERELLNKPLSEFLMMECIFIVFVVLAHGVIVRAHEASEYLEQLTQSEQGLLVERAIADKLLKIDALTGLYNHKTFHEYLDSLLEQCETNGLRLQLALFDIDNFKQVNDTYGHWIGDIVLKEVAGKIGGMIGPNDFAARYGGEEFAIIFTDKDPEEAYALVEELRSDIAGMEHPYAGGRRITVSIGLCRYCMGDGKELLFRKTDEALYLAKHSGKNRVVTSRNKKLVPV; this is encoded by the coding sequence TTGAATGTATACTGGACATTGGCCGCCATTGCTCTAATCGGGCAGGCTTTCTTTACGCTGAGCGGCTATAATCCGGAGCCTTATCGCGCCATTTCATCACAGATCGGATATTTATTATTCTTCTGCTATCTGCTCATTTTCCTGAGCGTAATTTTGGCTGAGATCTGGCTGCGCTCCGACTTCAGATTTCAAAAGCAAATGGTGGTCGGCTGCGGGTTCGTCATGTCTTGCCTGCTGTATTTTGTTAGTGTGCCTTATGTCGACGGCGCGCAGATGGCGCTGATGATGCCGGCAATGACTTCACTCGTTTACTTTGACCGCCGCATGCTTTATGTTCTCGGACTGCTCGGTATCTTCGATTACGCCGGTATTTATTTCATGCTGGAGCGGGAACTGCTGAATAAACCGCTGTCTGAGTTTTTAATGATGGAATGTATTTTTATCGTATTTGTGGTCTTGGCGCATGGGGTTATCGTGCGTGCGCATGAAGCGAGCGAATATTTAGAGCAGCTGACCCAATCAGAGCAAGGTCTGCTGGTTGAACGGGCGATTGCCGACAAACTGCTGAAGATTGATGCGCTTACCGGACTTTACAACCACAAGACCTTCCACGAATATTTGGATTCGCTGCTGGAGCAGTGTGAGACGAACGGGCTGCGGCTTCAGCTTGCCTTATTTGATATTGACAATTTTAAGCAGGTGAACGATACATACGGCCATTGGATTGGAGACATTGTACTGAAGGAGGTCGCGGGAAAAATCGGCGGAATGATCGGCCCGAATGATTTTGCCGCAAGGTATGGAGGAGAGGAGTTCGCGATTATTTTTACGGATAAAGATCCGGAGGAAGCGTATGCGCTGGTCGAAGAGCTCCGGTCCGATATAGCCGGAATGGAGCATCCTTATGCGGGAGGAAGACGGATTACTGTTAGCATCGGCTTATGCCGCTACTGCATGGGCGACGGAAAGGAACTGTTGTTCCGTAAAACGGACGAAGCTCTATACCTGGCTAAACACAGCGGTAAAAACCGGGTCGTAACTTCTAGAAATAAGAAGCTCGTGCCGGTCTAA
- a CDS encoding Lrp/AsnC family transcriptional regulator, which yields MEQVNELKRKVLELLKEDARRTPELLATLLGAEEEEVKTAIEQMEKEHVIVKYATVVNWDKVDDERVTALIEVQITPERGRGFEGIAERIYLYPQVKSVYLMSGAYDLLVEVEGRNLREVANFVSEKLSPIDSVLSTKTNFTLKKYKQDGIIFEDHEEDNRLMISP from the coding sequence ATGGAACAAGTGAATGAGCTGAAGAGAAAAGTGCTGGAACTGCTCAAAGAGGATGCCAGAAGAACCCCGGAGCTTTTGGCGACGCTGCTTGGAGCGGAAGAAGAAGAAGTGAAGACTGCGATCGAGCAGATGGAGAAGGAACATGTTATTGTTAAATACGCGACCGTGGTCAATTGGGATAAAGTGGATGACGAGCGGGTTACAGCTCTGATTGAGGTGCAGATTACCCCTGAGCGCGGACGCGGCTTTGAGGGTATCGCCGAAAGGATTTATCTGTATCCCCAGGTGAAGTCTGTCTATCTGATGTCCGGCGCCTATGACCTGCTGGTGGAAGTGGAGGGCCGCAACCTGCGCGAGGTCGCGAACTTCGTCTCCGAGAAGCTGTCGCCGATTGACTCCGTACTGTCGACCAAGACGAATTTCACCCTTAAAAAATATAAACAGGACGGGATTATTTTCGAAGATCACGAAGAAGACAACCGTCTGATGATCTCCCCGTAA
- a CDS encoding cupredoxin domain-containing protein: MKNMPLLLLSIALLLMLAACGGNSGNGGNAADSGKESAVSPAAAEEKVVIKASNFSFDKKEYHLKKGVPVQITFENESGHHGILVPELNLQLDEKNNSQVIVPEQTGTFRMTCAIFCGSGHSQMSADIIVE; this comes from the coding sequence ATGAAGAACATGCCTTTGTTGTTGTTATCCATCGCCTTATTGCTCATGCTTGCCGCTTGCGGCGGCAATTCGGGGAACGGCGGAAATGCCGCGGACAGCGGGAAGGAGAGTGCGGTTAGCCCGGCAGCGGCGGAAGAGAAGGTTGTCATCAAGGCAAGCAATTTCAGCTTTGACAAAAAAGAATACCATTTGAAAAAAGGGGTTCCCGTTCAAATTACATTTGAGAACGAGAGCGGCCATCATGGTATACTGGTCCCCGAGCTTAATCTTCAATTGGACGAAAAAAATAATTCCCAAGTCATTGTCCCTGAACAAACAGGCACGTTCCGAATGACCTGCGCCATATTTTGCGGCTCTGGCCACAGCCAAATGAGCGCCGACATCATCGTTGAATGA
- a CDS encoding endonuclease MutS2 yields MDDKILHTLEYQKIINKLKQYIQTPMGLMMAENLKPSGDFEGVKLLLQATDEAATVDRLKGIPSFGGITDIKSSLKRAAIGGMLGPHELLAVGNTIGGGRRVKRFLAAMHEEEPIQMLFDLSDLVSEQKPVEDAIRSAIDENAEVLDTASAELSSIRRELRNGETRIREKLDSMIRSSSVAKMLQDQLVTIRGDRFVIPVKAEYRSHFGGIVHDQSGSGATLFIEPESIVAMNNKLRETRLREEREIEIILRKLTALVGEIAEETGYDVDLLGQLDFIFAKARLAREMKAARPRMNDRGYLKIRKGRHPLIAAESVVPLDVELGNQYSSIIVTGPNTGGKTVTLKTIGLLSLMSMSGLFIPAEEGSQMCVFDAIYADIGDEQSIEQSLSTFSSHMTNIISILKRMTPKSLVLLDEVGAGTDPAEGSALAIAILEHIHRTGCRMVATTHYSELKAYAYERKGVINASMEFDVQSLRPTYRLLVGVPGRSNAFAIAERLGLPAAVLEHARGEVKEEDLRVEHMIASLEENRLGAENERERAENLRREAEELRGKQRQELEKLESQRDRWLEKAEKDAAAIVDKARKEAEQIISDLRRLALEEGASVKEHKLIEARRRLDEAQPSPRKKEPTRGAKNKQARQIGPGDEVAVHSLNQKGHVVELSGAKEAVVQLGIMKMKVRLDDLELLSPGVPAAPQPLRQATTVKRTRDENIRSELDLRGANLEEALIETDRFLDEAFLGNLGQIYIIHGKGTGVLRSGIQEYLRKHKHVKNYRLGNYNEGGAGVTVAELK; encoded by the coding sequence TTGGACGACAAGATTTTGCATACGCTTGAGTATCAAAAAATTATAAATAAATTGAAGCAATATATACAAACTCCAATGGGACTGATGATGGCCGAGAACCTGAAGCCCTCCGGCGATTTCGAAGGCGTCAAGCTGCTGCTGCAGGCGACGGACGAGGCGGCCACGGTTGACCGTCTGAAAGGAATACCGTCCTTCGGCGGGATAACCGACATCAAATCTTCGCTGAAGCGGGCCGCCATCGGCGGAATGCTCGGCCCGCACGAACTGCTGGCCGTAGGCAACACCATTGGCGGCGGGCGCCGGGTCAAACGTTTTTTGGCCGCTATGCATGAAGAAGAACCGATCCAGATGCTCTTCGACTTGAGCGATTTGGTCTCGGAGCAGAAGCCCGTTGAGGACGCCATCCGCTCTGCCATCGACGAGAATGCGGAGGTGCTGGATACCGCCAGCGCCGAGCTGTCCTCCATCCGCAGGGAGCTTAGGAACGGCGAGACAAGAATCCGCGAGAAGCTGGACTCGATGATCCGTTCCTCTTCGGTCGCAAAGATGCTGCAGGATCAGCTGGTAACTATTCGCGGCGACCGGTTTGTGATTCCGGTGAAGGCGGAGTACCGCTCTCACTTCGGCGGCATCGTTCACGACCAGTCAGGTTCGGGAGCAACGCTGTTCATCGAGCCCGAATCGATTGTCGCAATGAACAATAAGCTCCGGGAGACGCGGCTGCGCGAAGAGCGGGAAATTGAGATCATCCTGCGGAAGCTGACCGCGCTTGTCGGTGAAATTGCCGAGGAGACGGGGTATGACGTTGACCTTCTCGGCCAGCTTGATTTTATATTCGCGAAGGCCCGGCTGGCACGGGAAATGAAAGCTGCCCGTCCGCGGATGAACGATCGCGGCTATCTGAAAATTCGCAAGGGACGACATCCGCTGATTGCTGCGGAGTCCGTCGTTCCGCTGGATGTGGAGCTCGGCAACCAGTACAGCTCCATTATCGTGACAGGCCCGAATACGGGGGGAAAGACCGTTACGCTGAAGACCATCGGGCTGCTCAGCCTGATGTCGATGTCCGGTCTTTTTATTCCTGCCGAGGAAGGAAGCCAAATGTGCGTGTTCGACGCCATCTATGCTGATATCGGAGACGAGCAGAGCATCGAGCAGAGCCTGAGCACATTTTCCAGCCATATGACCAATATTATCTCCATTCTGAAGCGGATGACTCCCAAAAGCCTGGTCCTGCTCGACGAAGTTGGAGCGGGAACGGACCCTGCCGAAGGCTCGGCGCTTGCAATCGCCATCCTGGAGCATATTCACCGGACGGGATGCCGGATGGTGGCAACGACGCATTACAGCGAGCTTAAGGCTTATGCCTATGAACGCAAGGGAGTAATCAATGCCAGCATGGAATTCGATGTACAGAGCCTGCGGCCGACATACCGTCTGCTGGTCGGCGTTCCGGGCCGAAGCAACGCCTTCGCGATCGCCGAGCGGCTGGGACTGCCGGCGGCCGTTCTGGAACATGCGCGCGGCGAGGTGAAGGAAGAGGATTTGCGCGTCGAGCATATGATCGCTTCGCTGGAGGAGAACCGTCTCGGCGCGGAGAACGAACGCGAGCGGGCCGAGAATCTGCGGCGCGAGGCGGAGGAACTGCGCGGCAAGCAGCGCCAGGAACTGGAGAAGCTGGAGAGCCAGCGCGACAGATGGCTTGAGAAGGCGGAGAAGGATGCCGCCGCGATTGTCGACAAGGCCCGCAAGGAAGCCGAGCAGATTATCAGCGATCTGCGGCGGCTGGCTCTGGAGGAAGGGGCGTCGGTCAAGGAGCATAAGCTGATCGAGGCCCGCAGGCGGCTCGATGAAGCGCAGCCTTCGCCCCGCAAGAAGGAGCCAACGCGAGGGGCGAAGAACAAGCAGGCCCGCCAAATCGGGCCCGGTGATGAAGTGGCTGTACACAGCCTGAATCAGAAGGGTCATGTCGTCGAGCTGAGCGGAGCCAAGGAAGCCGTCGTACAGCTCGGCATTATGAAGATGAAGGTGCGGCTGGACGATCTGGAGCTGCTGTCGCCTGGCGTACCGGCTGCCCCGCAGCCACTGCGCCAGGCTACCACAGTCAAGCGCACGCGGGACGAGAATATCCGCAGCGAACTGGATTTACGAGGAGCAAATTTGGAAGAGGCGCTGATTGAGACGGACCGTTTTCTTGATGAGGCGTTTCTCGGAAATCTTGGCCAGATTTACATTATCCACGGCAAGGGAACCGGTGTCCTGCGCTCGGGGATTCAGGAATATTTGCGCAAGCATAAGCATGTCAAGAACTACCGTCTGGGCAACTACAACGAAGGCGGCGCGGGCGTAACGGTTGCGGAGCTGAAATAA
- a CDS encoding DUF350 domain-containing protein, producing the protein MEHVIDAWLSHPLGSLLGYFAVAILELVVFLSIFEMVTKYNCWDEIRRGNVAASMATGGKIFGICNVLRFSIQAEASIYETMKWSVIGFVLLLIAYFMFEFLTPVFSIDKEIAADNRAVGLTAMLISVSLSYVIGASIL; encoded by the coding sequence ATGGAACACGTAATCGATGCTTGGCTGAGCCATCCGCTGGGGAGCCTGCTCGGCTACTTTGCGGTTGCCATTTTGGAGCTGGTTGTTTTTCTGTCCATATTTGAAATGGTAACAAAGTACAACTGCTGGGATGAAATCCGCAGGGGTAACGTGGCGGCTTCAATGGCGACCGGCGGCAAAATATTCGGCATCTGCAACGTGCTGCGCTTCAGTATCCAGGCGGAGGCTTCGATTTACGAAACCATGAAATGGTCCGTAATCGGTTTTGTTCTGCTGCTAATTGCTTACTTTATGTTTGAATTTCTGACGCCCGTCTTTTCGATCGACAAGGAGATTGCGGCGGATAACCGGGCGGTCGGACTGACGGCGATGCTCATTTCCGTATCATTATCCTATGTAATCGGGGCTTCCATTCTGTAG
- a CDS encoding phage holin family protein encodes MRFLGHVVRFIVSALVLLVVGWIVPNFSIGGFWSALMLALVIALLGWIAEGIFGRKTTPFGRGIVGFLVSALVIWLAQFIVAGVSVSIIGALLAALVIGIIDLFLPVSTPFEAGK; translated from the coding sequence GTGAGATTTTTGGGTCATGTTGTACGTTTCATCGTGTCCGCGCTTGTCCTTCTTGTAGTTGGCTGGATTGTTCCGAACTTCAGCATCGGCGGCTTCTGGAGCGCCCTTATGCTTGCTCTGGTGATCGCACTGCTGGGCTGGATCGCCGAAGGCATTTTCGGCCGCAAAACAACGCCGTTCGGACGCGGTATCGTAGGGTTTCTGGTAAGCGCACTGGTCATCTGGCTAGCACAGTTCATTGTCGCGGGCGTTAGTGTGTCTATTATTGGCGCCCTCCTCGCAGCTCTGGTCATCGGGATCATTGACCTGTTCCTGCCCGTCTCTACCCCGTTTGAAGCCGGCAAATAA
- a CDS encoding spore coat protein — protein sequence MQSTQMQPLSSKELEYISDSISNEDLLIKQYAATAGTTQNQTVRQICQQQIQNHSQHMGALIQLLQQHQQYAPNQPQ from the coding sequence ATGCAATCTACGCAAATGCAACCTTTGAGCAGTAAAGAACTGGAGTACATTTCCGACTCCATTTCCAATGAAGACCTGCTGATCAAGCAGTATGCGGCCACTGCCGGAACTACGCAAAATCAAACGGTCCGCCAAATTTGTCAGCAGCAAATCCAAAACCACAGCCAACATATGGGGGCGCTGATTCAACTGCTTCAGCAGCATCAGCAGTACGCACCCAACCAGCCGCAATAA
- the zapA gene encoding cell division protein ZapA, which translates to MAMDRTRVAVEIYGTSYRLVGSSIEYMKQVAQYVDEHMHAISKSHNRLDTPRIAVLAAVHMAEQAIQAQDLKNELNVLTGERSSLRSEVARLLETQRQQQEELERVAASAREESNRLITEAAEERKRHQEAEEQERRKHEELLQQAEEAAEAVRQGLEEELNRRDLEQQELRDSHERELAESRESKLRELGQAEGLRLKQVDELAAAHRLELDELRASHLAELTEVKTRLEQELAETKAALKRELSETKSMMTGEREEAVSALNKELSREREQLQRELAKNKDLRQTLGNQEHRHKQSAHEFEKQIGELRGTISQLQAKLRAEEAGLKTEREARFALQNQHNEALMREQQLEDELQAAGSLGDLLQQELTELREAHELSKGQAEELRKSLGETAKDLACTRDELARITAEHGEWKAAADKRQEEIGELEISLLEAEEKLEAVKGELHGLRGETEGLSASLERERALRQEAESAGDALKAKETERETALAGLRERYEELIVQYDEVLQEGERQQERCRLLEEEAEQTSLRLEELSEAGREAAASAELQREQLSEAQSYGESWRARYEELKQAQQQWAETEAKLREEIDLWQQEAAEGERVRDSLSQERSDALQKLGEVGDSYELVQGQLRLLQAEFELRHSELERVTQEHQKLQAEYAKLQNEYNEWIQLIEQDS; encoded by the coding sequence GTGGCAATGGACCGGACCCGTGTCGCCGTGGAGATTTATGGTACTTCCTATAGACTGGTTGGAAGCAGTATTGAATATATGAAGCAGGTCGCCCAATATGTGGACGAGCATATGCACGCGATTTCCAAATCCCATAACCGGCTGGATACACCGCGCATAGCGGTGCTGGCCGCTGTCCATATGGCAGAGCAGGCAATACAGGCACAGGATCTCAAGAATGAATTGAATGTGCTGACCGGAGAGCGCAGCTCGCTGCGCAGCGAAGTCGCCCGGCTGCTGGAAACGCAGCGGCAGCAGCAGGAAGAACTCGAAAGGGTTGCTGCAAGCGCCCGGGAGGAATCGAATCGGCTGATTACCGAGGCTGCGGAGGAGCGCAAGCGGCATCAGGAGGCCGAGGAGCAAGAGCGCAGGAAGCATGAAGAGCTGCTGCAGCAGGCGGAGGAGGCGGCCGAGGCGGTTCGCCAGGGACTTGAGGAGGAGCTGAACCGGCGGGACCTGGAGCAGCAGGAGCTGCGAGACAGTCATGAACGCGAGCTGGCGGAGAGTCGGGAAAGCAAGCTGCGGGAGCTGGGACAGGCCGAGGGGCTTCGCCTGAAGCAGGTGGATGAATTGGCGGCGGCGCACCGTCTGGAGCTTGATGAACTTCGGGCTTCACACTTGGCGGAGTTGACGGAAGTCAAGACCCGTCTGGAACAGGAGCTTGCGGAGACGAAAGCCGCGCTAAAGAGAGAACTCTCGGAAACGAAAAGCATGATGACCGGTGAGCGGGAGGAGGCCGTTTCGGCGCTGAATAAGGAACTTAGCCGGGAACGGGAACAGCTGCAGCGCGAGCTGGCGAAGAACAAGGATCTGCGGCAGACCTTAGGCAACCAGGAGCATCGGCATAAGCAGAGCGCGCATGAGTTCGAGAAGCAGATTGGCGAGCTGCGCGGCACAATCAGCCAGCTGCAGGCCAAGCTGCGCGCCGAGGAGGCGGGCCTGAAGACGGAGCGGGAAGCCCGGTTCGCTCTGCAGAACCAGCATAATGAGGCTCTTATGCGTGAACAGCAGCTTGAAGATGAACTGCAGGCCGCCGGAAGTCTTGGCGATCTGTTGCAGCAGGAGCTTACGGAGCTGCGCGAGGCCCATGAACTGTCGAAGGGCCAGGCAGAAGAGCTTCGGAAGTCTCTTGGCGAGACTGCCAAAGACCTTGCCTGTACCCGGGATGAGCTTGCCCGGATAACGGCTGAGCATGGGGAGTGGAAGGCAGCGGCAGACAAGCGGCAGGAGGAAATCGGCGAGCTGGAGATCAGTTTGCTGGAAGCCGAAGAGAAGCTCGAAGCCGTGAAAGGAGAGCTTCACGGACTTCGAGGCGAAACCGAAGGGCTGTCGGCGTCACTGGAGCGGGAACGGGCTCTCCGGCAGGAAGCCGAAAGCGCCGGAGATGCGCTGAAGGCCAAAGAAACGGAACGGGAGACTGCTCTTGCCGGTTTGCGGGAACGGTATGAGGAATTGATTGTGCAGTACGATGAAGTGCTGCAGGAGGGAGAACGGCAGCAGGAGCGCTGCCGTCTGCTCGAAGAAGAAGCCGAACAGACCTCGCTTCGCCTGGAAGAGTTGTCCGAAGCGGGCAGAGAGGCCGCGGCTTCCGCAGAACTCCAGCGTGAGCAATTGAGCGAAGCGCAGAGTTACGGCGAATCGTGGAGAGCGAGGTATGAAGAGCTGAAGCAGGCGCAGCAGCAGTGGGCCGAGACGGAAGCGAAGCTGCGCGAGGAGATCGACCTGTGGCAGCAGGAGGCCGCGGAGGGCGAGCGGGTGCGCGATTCGCTGAGCCAGGAGCGCAGCGACGCTCTCCAGAAGCTTGGCGAGGTTGGAGACAGCTACGAGCTGGTGCAGGGTCAACTCCGGCTGCTCCAAGCCGAATTCGAACTGCGGCATAGCGAGCTGGAACGCGTTACGCAGGAACACCAGAAGTTGCAGGCGGAATATGCCAAGCTGCAAAATGAATATAATGAATGGATTCAACTTATCGAACAGGATAGTTGA
- the mscL gene encoding large conductance mechanosensitive channel protein MscL yields the protein MWKEFKSFALKGNVLDLALAVVIGAAFGKIVSSLVEDVIMPVVGLLIGGIDLKSLQYTYGDAVLKYGVFLQSVVDFFIIAFSLFVIVKLAGKFQRKREEEVKADPAPTREELLLTEIRDLLKDR from the coding sequence ATGTGGAAAGAGTTCAAAAGCTTTGCGCTGAAAGGAAATGTGCTAGATCTCGCTCTCGCCGTTGTGATCGGGGCTGCCTTTGGTAAAATTGTGTCTTCGCTGGTAGAGGACGTTATCATGCCGGTAGTTGGACTGCTGATCGGCGGTATTGATTTAAAAAGCCTGCAATATACATATGGCGATGCGGTGCTGAAATACGGTGTTTTTCTCCAAAGCGTGGTCGACTTTTTTATCATCGCCTTTTCGCTATTTGTGATCGTCAAGCTTGCCGGAAAGTTTCAACGTAAACGGGAGGAAGAGGTTAAAGCAGATCCCGCACCGACGCGCGAGGAGCTGCTTCTGACCGAAATCCGCGATCTTCTGAAGGACAGATAG
- a CDS encoding aminotransferase class I/II-fold pyridoxal phosphate-dependent enzyme codes for MFTNKNQPSGEQSKSMSSYLSPLVQQIQPSGIRRFFDLAAGSKDIISLGVGEPDFKTPWHVREACVYSLERGFTGYTSNAGMPELREGIANYLHARFNLDYDPANQIITTVGGSEAIDLALRALISPGDEILIPEPCYISYSPITAIGGGVPVGIETFGKDRFKLTAEGLEAKITPRSKILILCYPSNPTGAIMSREDWEPIAKVVEKHDLIVISDEIYAELTYGSNHVSFASLPGMMDRTILVSGFSKAFAMTGWRMGYACGHPELISAMLKIHQYTVMCAPSMGQVAALEALTNGMEEKDRMVDSYNQRRRLIVKGLREAGLECHEPQGAFYAFPSIAGTGLTSDEFAKRLLREFRVAAVPGSVFGLGGEGYLRCSYATSVSQLNEALERIGALVALLKKERENKA; via the coding sequence ATGTTTACGAATAAAAACCAGCCGTCCGGAGAACAGAGCAAATCGATGTCATCCTATCTGTCCCCGCTGGTTCAGCAGATTCAGCCGTCGGGCATTCGCAGATTTTTCGACTTGGCCGCAGGGAGCAAGGATATCATCTCTTTAGGGGTGGGCGAGCCGGATTTTAAGACGCCGTGGCATGTCAGGGAAGCCTGTGTCTATTCGCTGGAACGGGGATTTACCGGATATACCTCCAACGCGGGAATGCCGGAACTGCGCGAGGGAATTGCAAATTACCTGCATGCCCGCTTTAACCTGGACTACGATCCTGCGAACCAGATTATCACGACCGTCGGCGGCAGTGAGGCAATCGATCTGGCGCTTCGGGCGCTGATATCCCCAGGAGACGAAATTCTGATTCCTGAGCCCTGCTATATTTCGTACTCCCCGATTACTGCGATCGGCGGCGGTGTTCCCGTCGGCATCGAGACGTTCGGCAAAGATCGGTTCAAGCTGACGGCCGAAGGGCTGGAAGCCAAAATTACGCCGCGGTCCAAAATTCTGATTCTGTGCTACCCGAGCAATCCGACGGGAGCGATCATGAGCCGGGAAGACTGGGAGCCTATCGCCAAAGTGGTGGAGAAGCATGATCTGATCGTCATTTCCGATGAAATTTACGCCGAGCTGACCTACGGCAGCAATCATGTCAGCTTCGCCTCCCTGCCCGGGATGATGGACCGTACGATTCTCGTCAGCGGCTTTTCCAAGGCGTTCGCGATGACGGGCTGGCGGATGGGCTATGCCTGCGGGCATCCCGAGCTGATCTCGGCCATGCTCAAAATTCACCAGTACACGGTAATGTGCGCGCCTTCCATGGGCCAGGTAGCGGCGCTTGAGGCGTTGACGAACGGCATGGAGGAAAAAGACCGGATGGTCGATTCCTATAACCAGCGGCGCAGACTAATCGTCAAAGGCTTGCGCGAGGCCGGACTGGAATGCCATGAGCCGCAGGGTGCATTCTATGCATTTCCGAGCATCGCCGGAACCGGACTGACTTCAGACGAATTCGCAAAGCGCCTGCTCCGGGAATTCAGGGTGGCGGCCGTGCCGGGAAGCGTATTCGGGCTTGGCGGCGAAGGCTATTTGCGCTGCTCCTACGCCACCTCCGTAAGCCAATTGAACGAAGCGCTCGAGCGGATCGGCGCGTTGGTGGCGCTTTTGAAGAAAGAAAGAGAAAATAAGGCCTGA
- a CDS encoding MFS transporter — protein sequence MKVSLRGQAALLLAVNGLFVLSGALAGTFLNVYLWKNRQDYAMIGWFTVAQQLALGLSFWLGGKWVKEHNKMNALRLGIAVSGLFYLLVLWLGSKVALYVWPLGIVLGIASGLFWLAFNIVYFEITERENRDAFNGWVGLLGSLTGIVGPWLSGWLISTLHGNRGYRLVFMISLCIYGAAAVLSFFLKKRKTSGSYEWLEPWHQLRSGDADWRVTGAALFFQGLREGVFSFLIGLLVYIAAKEESKLGQFTLITSAVSLVSYWAAGKWLKPKFRSAGMLCGALLLVGVIVPMLWAVSYGMLLVMGIGTSLFIPLYMLPMVSTSFDLMGESEESAGKRVELVVLRELCLMTGRLAGTFIFIAILSVSAAPRTVTLLLLGLGAAPVGSWLFLRRMLRRESLPERS from the coding sequence ATGAAGGTCTCGCTGCGGGGACAGGCGGCGCTGCTGCTGGCGGTTAACGGGTTATTCGTGCTTTCGGGCGCGCTCGCGGGAACTTTTCTGAATGTCTACTTGTGGAAAAACCGTCAGGATTACGCCATGATCGGCTGGTTTACTGTAGCCCAGCAGCTTGCTCTGGGTCTCAGCTTTTGGCTGGGCGGCAAGTGGGTGAAGGAACATAATAAAATGAACGCCCTGCGGCTTGGCATCGCCGTTTCGGGCCTTTTTTATCTTCTGGTGCTGTGGCTGGGAAGCAAGGTGGCTCTGTACGTCTGGCCGCTTGGCATTGTGCTTGGTATTGCTTCGGGCCTGTTTTGGCTGGCCTTCAACATCGTTTATTTTGAAATTACGGAACGTGAGAACCGCGATGCATTTAACGGCTGGGTAGGGCTCCTTGGTTCGCTGACCGGCATCGTTGGGCCGTGGCTTTCCGGTTGGCTGATCTCCACGCTGCATGGAAACCGGGGCTACCGGCTTGTTTTTATGATTTCGCTTTGTATTTACGGTGCGGCGGCGGTGCTGAGCTTTTTTCTGAAAAAGCGCAAAACCTCCGGCAGCTACGAATGGCTGGAGCCTTGGCATCAGCTGCGTTCCGGAGACGCGGATTGGCGCGTAACGGGGGCTGCGCTATTTTTTCAGGGCCTGCGTGAAGGCGTATTTTCCTTTCTGATCGGTCTCCTGGTATACATAGCGGCGAAGGAGGAGAGCAAGCTGGGGCAGTTCACGCTGATTACCTCTGCGGTGTCGCTCGTCAGCTACTGGGCGGCCGGCAAATGGCTGAAGCCCAAATTCCGGTCGGCTGGCATGCTCTGCGGAGCGCTCCTGCTGGTAGGGGTGATCGTGCCTATGCTGTGGGCGGTAAGCTACGGCATGCTGCTCGTTATGGGCATCGGGACATCGCTGTTCATCCCGCTGTATATGCTGCCGATGGTTTCCACCAGCTTTGATCTGATGGGGGAAAGCGAGGAGAGCGCCGGCAAGCGCGTCGAATTGGTTGTGCTGCGCGAGCTATGCCTGATGACCGGACGGCTGGCGGGAACCTTTATTTTTATCGCCATTCTGTCGGTCAGCGCCGCACCGCGCACCGTTACTCTGCTGCTGCTGGGGCTTGGAGCCGCGCCGGTTGGAAGCTGGCTGTTTCTGCGCCGGATGCTGCGTAGGGAATCTTTGCCGGAACGTTCATGA